In Alosa sapidissima isolate fAloSap1 chromosome 4, fAloSap1.pri, whole genome shotgun sequence, the following are encoded in one genomic region:
- the phc2b gene encoding polyhomeotic-like protein 2b isoform X5 — protein sequence MDGEHGAATSSSGTTTTNNNTTNSNNNNNSSSAASSSSSSNASTTTTTTANSSANGGANSSTTSSSANGPGRQTLPQISVYSGITDRQTVQVIQQALHRQPSTAAQYLQQMYAAQQQHLMLQTAALQQQHLSTAQLQSLAAVQQVRTHRLLRRHNHNHNRSHSHSHAKAPQHQITQQRNTDTSEQQNTAAQQASIAAGRQSTSSPQTGSSQTTINLTTSPAAAQLISRAQSVSSTPAGISQQAVLLGNPTSPTLTASQAQMYLRAQMAQQSNLVQVARSLGRAVPLSPQLIFTPTATVTALQTDGAAQPASAQVQNLTIRSQQGAVSSSSTSSTSTSSSSTLTQTQALQALSLKQTPISIQPAALLKTPTPGVKPTPATEANHQSEAVKKSEGAMVTEARAVNMSRSVGTVGGHPLIAPALVRLLEDCRIWLSYAHIQPHSLVKQQPQQFVIQQQAAPAPQRTGAPSATTTTTQLLQTASIQPHLHGQPLTVHTSHGPSPAGQPGPVPVLPKPASSSQQQNPSHNQPHHQSNPAMPTQHATIFHSTVSPHALSHHQGHAHAHAHPHTHAHVHAHAALSHAKAQPVQLTAINLQIHPTPNQASRLAPECKDKPTSLVVRESCPPHSSQQPANASPQGAKPAEQPKTDTPTTAHQTRAGTPERVSTSPATPPPTMTSGNDCEAPAVVGSTAQNGENKPPQAIVKPQVLTHVIEGFVIQEGAEPFPMERPPVQNDSPKKPDQQLPSDPEKSPVHNLANNTDSEPEDTNQQDMKDQEEEPKLTCEFCGWVDFAYKFKGTKRFCSMVCAKRYNVGCTKRIGLFHPDRTKTASRWRRRAHRGRPSSDAKKQKLSTPQQMHSGSISSPMPSQPSQGESSPCSDMSSFEEPPSPLSVASSGPPGPQNEPSPDQEDVRGRELPLLPQHFLPCDPTRWNVEEVYEFIRSLPGCQEIADEFRSQEIDGQAMLLLKEDHLMSAMNIKLGPALKIYARISMLKDS from the exons GTGATCCAGCAGGCGCTGCACAGGCAGCCCAGCACGGCGGCGCAGTACCTGCAGCAGATGTACGCGGCGCAGCAGCAACACCTCATGCTGCAGACGGCcgccctgcagcagcagcacctcagCACCGCGCAGCTGCAGAGCCTGGCAGCCGTGCAGCAGGTGAGGACCCACCGCCTCCTCCGCCgccacaaccacaaccacaaccgcagccacagccacagccacgccAAAGCACCACAACACCAGATAACGCAGCAGCGAAACACCGACACATCAGAGCAGCAAAACACAGCTGCACAGCAG gccagTATTGCTGCAGGGAGGCAGAGTACTTCATCCCCACAGACAGGATCCTCTCAGACCACA attAATCTGACCACCTCTCCTGCGGCTGCCCAGCTCATCAGTCGAGCTCAGAGTGTGAGCTCGACTCCGGCGGGGATATCCCAGCAGGCTGTGCTGCTAGGCAACCCCACAAGTCCCACCCTCACAGCCAGCCAGGCGCAGATGTACCTGCGGGCCCAGATG GCTCAGCAAAGTAACCTTGTGCAAGTAGCTAGGAGCCTAGGCCGTGCTGTTCCTTTGTCCCCCCAGCTCATCTTCACCCCCACGGCCACCGTGACCGCCCTCCAGACCGACGGGGCAGCGCAGCCCGCCTCCGCACAG GTGCAGAACCTGACCATTCGTAGCCAACAGGGGGCagtgtcctcctcctccacttcttccacctccacctcctcctcctccaccctgaCCCAAACCCAGGCGCTGCAGGCCCTGAGCCTGAAGCAGACCCCCATCTCAATCCAGCCCGCTGCCCTTCTCAAGACCCCAACGCCGGGTGTCAAACCCACCCCCGCCACCGAAGCCAACCACCAATCGGAGGCTGTAAAGAAGAGCGAGGGTGCCATGGTGACGGAGGCGCGGGCCGTGAACATGAGCCGGAGTGTGGGGACTGTTGGAGGACACCCGCTCATCGCACCTG CACTTGTTCGGTTGCTGGAGGATTGCAGAATTTGGTTAT CCTATGCCCACATCCAGCCTCACTCACTGGTCAAGCAGCAGCCGCAGCAGTTTGTCATCCAGCAGCAGGCTGCCCCTGCGCCCCAGAGGACCGGTGCCccctccgccaccaccaccaccacccagctcCTGCAGACTGCCTCCATCCAGCCCCACCTCCACGGCCAGCCGCTCACCGTCCACACCTCCCACGGGCCATCGCCCGCGGGTCAACCAGGCCCGGTGCCCGTGCTGCCCAAACCGGCCTCCTCCTCGCAGCAACAGAACCCGAGTCACAACCAGCCCCACCACCAGAGCAACCCGGCGATGCCCACGCAGCATGCCACCATCTTCCACTCCACCGTCAGCCCCCACGCCCTGAGCCACCACCAGGGCCATGCCCATGCCCACGCACACCCCCATACCCACGCCCACGTCCATGCCCACGCTGCCCTCAGCCATGCCAAAGCACAGCCCGTCCAGCTCACCGCCATCAACCTGCAGATCCACCCCACACCCAACCAG GCGTCACGGCTGGCTCCGGAGTGTAAGGACAAGCCCACGTCCCTGGTGGTGAGAGAGAGCTGCCCGCCCCACAGCTCCCAGCAGCCGGCCAACGCCTCCCCTCAGGGGGCCAAGCCTGCCGAGCAGCCCAAGACCGACACCCCCACCACCGCACACCAGACACGAG CAGGAACCCCAGAACGGGTTAGCACCTCACCAGCAACGCCCCCACCAACGATGACTTCAGGAAATGATTGCGAAGCCCCTGCCGTAGTTGGCAGCACGGCGCAGAACGGGGAGAACAAGCCCCCTCAAGCCATTGTTAAACCCCAGGTCCTCACGCACGTTATCGAGGGCTTCGTCATCCAGGAGGGAGCGGAGCCGTTTCCA ATGGAGAGGCCTCCCGTTCAGAATGACAGCCCAAAGAAACCAGACCAGCAGCTTCCATCTGACCCAGAGAAGTCCCCGGTCCATAACCTGGCCAACAACACTGATTCAGAACCAGAGGATACAAACCAACAGG ATATGAAGGATCAGGAGGAGGAGCCAAAGTTGACCTGTGAGTTCTGTGGTTGGGTAGACTTCGCTTACAAGTTCAAAGGCACCAAGCGCTTCTGCTCCATGGTGTGTGCTAAAAG GTATAACGTGGGATGCACCAAGCGGATTGGTCTCTTCCACCCGGACCGAACCAAAACAGCGAGTCGCTGGAGACGTAGGGCCCACAGAGGACGCCCGAGCTCAGATGCCAAGAAACAG AAACTGTCGACCCCTCAGCAGATGCATAGCGGCTCCATCTCGTCTCCCATGCCTTCCCAACCCAGCCAGGGTGAGTCGAGTCCCTGCTCCGACATGTCCAGCTTCGAGGAACCCCCCTCGCCACTCTCCGTGGCCAGCTCAGGGCCCCCAGGGCCTCAGAACGAGCCGAGCCCCGACCAAGAGGACGTCCGCGGTCGGGAGCTGCCCCTGCTGCCCCAGCACTTCCTTCCCTGTGACCCCACCAGGTGGAACGTGGAGGAGGTGTATGAGTTCATCCGCTCACTGCCAG GCTGCCAGGAGATAGCGGACGAGTTCCGCTCACAGGAGATCGACGGGCAGGCCATGCTGCTGCTAAAGGAGGACCACCTCATGAGTGCCATGAACATTAAACTGGGGCCGGCCCTCAAGATCTATGCCCGCATCAGCATGCTCAAGGACTCATAg